In Sebastes umbrosus isolate fSebUmb1 chromosome 15, fSebUmb1.pri, whole genome shotgun sequence, the genomic window GGTACGTAAAAAACAAAGTATGTTCTCTAACATAACTGTTCCAAATGGGAGgtgagtccccacaatgtggtGTAGAAACAGATCAGTGTGTCCGCAACATGTAGCTGTTTAAACTTCAGTGTGTCCCCACAGTGTAAGAATAGATAAATCACcctaaaatttaaaaaaagttaacccTAAAGAAAAACTGCCTTATTTGTCTGAAATGGGAGGAAACCAAGCGGCAGTGCCAACGCTGAAGTGCCAGAAGCGGCAtttcctcaaatggccacttgaggctccaAAAGCGTGTCAACCCCCATAGACCGCCATGTTAAAATGActaactttacagcagaaataaacaagtttacagcctggtacaacaATCGTTTTGATCTCGATAGGTACTATCtccgttcatgacaactgtgtgtgtgtgggggggggagggggattGTTATTAGGGTTAACagcaaagttaacgcgataataatccgttttaacgccactaacttcttttacgcattaatgcaacttgcaatttttaggttgtagtgggctcagttttagtgaagatactggcatcgtatgaaactagaaaaattaaggaacccattggtaccaaccatgtcatactagcttgtcgcaatgaacgttaaataaacattttgaacagataaaaaaaatgtgcgattaatttgaaattaatcacaattaactaatGGACAATTGTGcggttaattgcgattaaatattttaatcaattgacagccttaataaatattaatcatgttcaatatttacgatgggatatcctgttgtgtgtggggaaccccgaggacagcctaTGACGCAGTCATGTGGGAAAAGTAGAGAACCAGCTGACTGAAggaggaaggacaaccaccgccgtcatggcggcTGCGGCTAACGCATGAGAAAATGCTaaatgtgaagcataaagtagaaagatggagctcagaaatggaggaccaacttgttgattagtgtttatttaacgtgtctccatgacttcatcgaTCCgtcctttgtgaattttcagtacaaagtaattgtcgtccgccatgtttgtttacactaaagttaCGTTTGATCGGTTTTGTAagatttctgtttattttagtggagactcttgttgttcattaatgaatctgttagtTCAAAACAGTTcgccacacactataggaacaaaactgtaaCAGAacgttatgtgtgggctctctcacattttacttATCGggaaagatttgaaaaatctttttgtgtgggccagcctttagtTGCTCCAAATGGGAGGTGAGTCCCCACAATATAGGTATATAAACCTACGGTTGTCCCCACAATGTAGGTGTATAAACCTGCAGTTGTCCCCACAGTGTACGTGAATAAACCTATGGTTGTCCCCACAGTGTAGGTGTATAAACCTATGTTTGTCCCCACAGTGTACGTGTATAAACCTACGGTTGTCCCCACAGTGTACGTGTATAAACCTATGGTTGTCCCCATAGTGTAGGTATATAAACCTACGGTTGTCCCCATAGTGTAGGTGTATAAACCTATGGTTGTCCCCACAGTGTAGGTGAATAAACCTATGGCTGTCCCCACAGTGTAGGTGTATAAACCTACGGTTGTCCCCACAGTGTAGGTGTATAAACCTATGGCTGTCTCCACAGTGTAGGTATATAAACCTATGGCTGTCCCCACAGTGTAGGTGTATAAACCTACGGTTGTCCCCACAGTGTAGGTGTATAAACCTACGGTTGTCCCCACAGTGTAGGTGTATAAACCTACGGTTTTCCCCACAGTGTAACACTAGGTATACACACCTGTCCTACCACTTCAATAAAGGCGTCTACACAGATTTCTCTCCACTCCTGCAGCAGCTGACAGCAGAGTAATGAGAGTTTTAGCTCTTCCAGCGAGAGAAGGACTGAAGAGATAAGACAGAGTGAGACGTCTTTCTCTTTTATTGCTCTTTCTTCCTTTATCGAGTATATTTCTTCCTCATATGCGTCTGCAATACAAATGTTTTTCACCTGTCAGGCCTGTGAAATTTTaaattaagtttaaaataaagacagattaaGGAGAGAGAAGCGAACGTCTGAAGAGAGATAAAGTGAATAAAGGTGTGTTTGAGATGAAGGAGGTGAAGACGTCGAGGGAGAGATGGACGGGTGGAGAAGTGAAGTCGGTTGGACGGTTTGGTTCGGCAGTGAGCTgctgggagtgtgtgtggagacaggaagtgtgttCATTGATGCATTATGTTTCATTTAGCATTGTGTGCGCTTATAAGATGTGCACGTGAATACAAAGGCAGTACTGTAGGTGTGGTTACactttcatactgtatatcataatgTGTGTGTCCCCACTATTGTGGGGAACAAacataaaagtgtgtttgtacttctatctttgtgaggacaaaTTTTACATCAAAgcaagtgaggacattttcataGTAACCATGATGAGGTATTTACTGGCTAGCAagttttgttggcttgttttttttaacaatggctgaagaaaatactagtTTCTCTCAATAATTAACATTAATCAATGGGACCAGATTAGCCAACCCCTACGCCGCTGGAGACTACTTCAGGAGGAGTAGACGGCTGGCTAAAGTTAGTTAACTAGCTAGATTGTCTGTCTCCGGAGActgacaagctagctagctaacgcctgctctcctctcggtgaagtagtctcctagcggcgaggagtgaggcagagggaccgtgacccGGCGCTGTCCGCTGTTGGTCTCATTTTctgtagcatggtggaattatcaaggtagctagctaactagccagtcgcTAAATAAGtacaatttaacaacttaatgcttcatccacacactcttgtcacagcgtaggaaagcacagtgctatcgccagatgagtgacaactttgttcacCTCATTTTCTGCGTTGCATTACAGCATGGTGGAATAAGCAGgctaagctagctaagtagTCAGCcgggctggtggccaacggcagcgttgtaaagataaattgagggtgtataaatctttggatgtatatagttaactatccttcagtaaagtcagtcaaaaagagagtcgtacaatatcggagaagcgtttcagagatggagagaaagggttgctaatagtttagtcttctgctaacagcagctaatgGCTCACGGCTGCAGTTAGCAGACCgctaaatattagcaacatttactctccatctctgaaacgtttaTCTGATATTGTAGttcgctagagcctcgaatcacagtttgtcatctccaatgtctgtgatatctggattctggcagccaacaacacagcaagatgtcattttagatgtgtaactttagcccactgctagtgttagcctccagtctttcctttgtttagcctccagctaacactgtgacctcatcatgacatcatcactaaAAGGGTCTATATAGTGAGACAGTTTAGCAGTTGTGGAAATGTGAAGACTTTTAGGAAAGTGGGAGAATTTCTgtaaaatatgtcaatgttTAGAGAGTGAGGATATCTTTAAAACATCattcaaaaataaaattttCAGAACATTTGAgagtaaaaacatattttggaaATCGAAATatcaaaaagtaatttccttTTTGGATCATGAAGCTTTGCAAAAATTAGGACAATTAGGACATTTTTGAAAGTGAGGATGTTTTGtcctcatttctttaacatgcTGTTTAAGGCTACAGATTTGGTTTCTAAAGTTGGTTAATATGTCAATAATAGACCTCACAAGTATAGGAGTACAAACATCTGTTAGTGTGTTGAGTAGACTTTACATTCTCAGCTTAAGATCGAGGATCTTTCTATCAGACGCTTCAATTCATCTCAAACTGAGGACGACTGAAGAGCAAGAAAATCCATAAAAACACGGAAATGTGACGGGtgtctcagccaatcacagtcaGCTGTGCCTGACCATTTTCAGCCCCACCTAACGCCCGTAAAACATCTTTGTAAGTTCACATCAtctgggcttttttgggggcACATTTTGTTATCCATATTTGGACAAAAAGGGAGCTGAAATCATGTCCAAATTTGGAGCTGAGGTGGCAGAAACAAGCAGCTACTTCttggttaaattaaaaaaaataaaaacatggaaaaaagagacaaaaataagGTACAAATTTCGATGTTTTAAATTTggacaaaatgagaaaaaaaattgtcaaaatttGAGTAAGTGACTAATTGGGGCAAATTTCCTAATTCAAATTTAGAGAAAAGAGCAAAAAATTTTGTCGAAATTTGAATTTCTTTTGCTCCTCTTAAACATCTACAGCTACTATTTTTTCTTATCAAGTCTGTCAGCTGCTTCTTCgggtatttttttaaaatacaaaaacatggaaaaaagaagcagaaatCAGGTACAAATCTGGACAAAATGGgagaaagatttttttaaaaatttgagAAAAGACGTGGCAAATTTGGATATTTTAAATCCAGACTTGGACAAAATTGGAAAAGGTTAGTGAGTTATTTGGGGGCAAATTTTCTAATTCAAATATGGAGATAAGAGTGAAAATGTTGTCGAAATTTGAGTCTCTTTGCTCTAAAACATCAGCCACATTATTTTTTCTAACCATGTCTGCACATGAAACCGTGACTCCATGCAGATCTTCACAGATCCTAAATGAGTGAATTTTCCAGCATTAACAGAAAATCATGACGCTTTCTGAAGCTCAGCAACACTTAAGAAAAGATAAAACACCATGAAAATAAAACTCAGTAGTATTAGAGTTGTAGAACTGGAGAAAACAATGGTGGGCTGATTTTAAAATGGATCGGTGTCATCGTGGAAATTAAACTCTTCAGTGATCCTCATGAAAAACTCCTGCTGGGCCTTTTTTATATTCCATCTCTGATGCCTGGGAGGCCTCGCTTGGGATCCAAGAGGGCCCCAAATCTTTATAACTTCccccaaaaaagaaaactttcaATCAGAAAAAAGTGGTAGAGATTTCAGATCTGATCCCGCTGCGTTCACTCAGCAGAGGCTTCAACACGGAGAGGATAACAGTCTCCCTCTGCTTCAGgacgagaaagaaagaaaagaaacccGTTTCTGTCGACGTTTCTTTCCTTCAGGCGAAGGTTCGGTCACCCTCCCTGCACAGAGGACCCCTCCAGAGAGCCTCCAATACTTTTAAAGATTCACCGAGCGCAGTGAAAATTTGGTCccgacgaggaggaggagggtttccTGCCACGTTGCAGGGAGGAAGGAGGCGATGGCGGCGTTCAATCTGAGGACTCTAGAGCGCTCACATTTGGAGGAAGATTTGAACATTTTGAGCCTGAAATAAATCCAGAAACTTATCATTTGACGTCCAGGTGTGCACCGTCGCCCCCCCCCGCTCTGTTTCCAGCGTCTTGattcaaacaggaagtgaaccGTGCTGCGTTTCAGCGTTCAAACCCCCCCTATCGCTGCAGAAAGACGCCCAGAGGGAGCATCCTTTCATTTCCTTCTGATCCTTTTCAGACCGATTTCTCTGCTTGGGGAGATTTTCAGCTCCCAGAGAGGAGGTTTGACAGCAGACCTCCGACCACAAGGAAGCCCATTACAGCGAGTGTTTCTGCAGGTCGCCTGAGggccctctgctgctgctgctgctgctgctgctgctgctgctgctgctgctgctgctgctgctgctgctgctgctgctgctgctgctgctggaagaaaaaatacaacaaaaaaacatcactgcAGTTCTCCTCCGTGGCTTCTTTTAGCACGTTATCTTCAGTGTTGATTAAGTTTCCATGAAAGTTAGGCTCTTAAAGGTAACATGGCATtaccaataaaaaatataaactgaaataataaagaCACTAAAACTAGATTTCACCTCAGGGactcagtggttctcaacctatTCGGGATGCGACCCCCccagttttgtttagtttgaacAGCTAGCACCGAGGCGTTGAGGTGTTGGCCTCTGttgatgtttttatgtgtttcgTCACATTTTCTCTCCCCCTGACCCGCCGGAAATCTCCAGTCAGATGATCAAGTGCACGCACAGTTTGACTCTTACAaacactcaataaaatctattaTGTGGCAAATTATATCACCGATACTggcgattaaaatatttaatggcgaTTAATTACCTGATTGTTTATAGTTAATGACGATAAATCGCAAATCAATCgcatatttttccaatcatCAAACAAATGCTTTGTTTATTAAATTTTAGGGtcgtcaaagtaaaaaaaaagtaaaaaaaaaaaaaaaagactaaaaacaaaatcccccaaatttacaaaaaaacatctgaaaattgtcccaaaaaagtacaaaaaaagtctaaaaaatttcgggaaaatagtctgaaaattgtccgaaaaacttttttgaaaaatttccccaaaaagttaaaaaagtccagaagaagaaaaatcagatactggcatcatagtaaagtaaaaaaaaactaaagaatccattgttaccaaccatgtcatactagcttgtcatgaaggaggttaaataatgcacCAAACTTACActtaattttggtgaggaaaaactatcatggccattttcaaaggggtctcttgacctctgacctccagatatgtgaatgaaaatgggttctatgggtacccacgagtctcccctttacagacatgaccactttatgaacagataataaaaatgcgattaactattttaatcgattgacagcactaattaaaatctaaatataactggtcttaatattttttttctttggtaagTCTACGGTATAAGAGGGATAACGCCCTTTGAGGTGTCCATTATTAGGGATTAATGGACGAACGGTTCTGACCTCCACgtcgtccattaattcctgataatggacacctcgTCGGGCGTTATTATTATCCCTCATGTGTTTCACATTTCACTGAGTTATGGAGAAGAGAACTAGTTTGATCTACAGTATCTTTGCCTCCCCTTTAAATCTCCGGCGCCCCCCCTTCTCTTGTCTTTGTCCATGTCTGTTACAGACTATCATTTCGTTAAAGAGGACCCCACAGAGGGCCCTGAACCTGAGGTTGGGGACCACTGGTCCAATCTATGGATACAGATAATACATGTTCATATTCATGTCACGTTTCACTGCTCCAGCGGTCCATGAAGGTGGTTTTAgcagttaaaatgttaaaaaaatcaccttgtttttatcttttcagaCACATCTTCTGAGACTTTACTCTACtagaatttaaaatgaatttctGCAGATTTGAATGATGCTCGGATACACGACACCCACTGTGAGTTTGTGATAACAGACTCACCTGTGGGTCTGGCAGCTTTTCTACATTTTTAGAGACCCGATAACAACATCCAGCTGGTTGGTTTTGAGCCAAACTGGTAGAAATGCTTCACGGCGTCGTGTTCCTGGTGGTCATTTGTCTCATTTTCCTCCGGAGCTGAATTGGCTGCAGACGCACCACAGAGCTGCCGACCGGCTGCGTGGTGAAACGCCCGGTGTTTCAGACATCAGCTGGCACTGAAATCACCAGTTACTAAGCAACGGCCGGGCTGGCAGGACGACGTAGAGTCGCTGGAAACCGGCTCGTCTCGTCTCTGCAGTCAGAGCGATTCAACACAGCCTCGTTCACTTCTCCTGCCTTCATCTCTCctgggcctcctcctcctcctcctcctcctcctcctcgctcagAAATAACACCTCATTGTTCACCTGTTTCCTCAGAAGTTAATAAAAGTTTGTCCATTTTTTGtcaaaagaaaactaaaagttaaaaagaaatgtaaaaaaaagtgttcttCTCTTGTGAGAGACAGCAACCCCAACACGCCGCCCGGCAGGCAGTTTGATGGACGTACAGAAATCATAGAAATCCCTCCTCAGCTATATTTACTTCATGCTCTCGCTGCATTGCTGCTGAATCCTGCAGCGCTGCTGTCAGAGGGGTTTCTACAACCTTCAAGATCTGGgcaaaaaacacagcaacagacaggaagttaacCTCCATGTTGATTTTCTAAACAAAGACGTACAAATTGTGTAGTTTCTGTCTTCTGTTTGTCTCATGATTTGGTCCGTTGAGGTTATTTCCTTCTCTGTTTGATTTGTGACACGTTGGCAGCAAATTTATCTGCAATTTGTGACAACAATCATTTGTGAAACACAAACTACGTCTCTGATTATCTGCTGATTTCTTTTAACAAGTAAATTGCTGTTAAATTTCTCTTTATAtatgctgttttttattttgcccAGATGTCCAGTCTGCCAGGCGGACTGAGGCGACAATCAGACAGGAAGCAGAAATAACACAAGGCGCACTTTTCCCCCAAACGGTTCCTTTCCCCGGTTAGTTTCCAGAGCAGGTAGCGCCCTTAGAGCTTCGGGCAACCGTCTAACTgtaaaatttaaatgtaatttgaaTGATGGCTGACGATGTGTGGCTGTAACAGAAGTCATAGTAGTCGTAGTAAACTACTGGTACTACTAGTAGTAAAACTATTTAGAAGGCAGTTTTACTGGCTACAGGTCAAGTTAAGTCAGAAGTTCTGAGTCAAAGTCCTAAACGAGTCATTATGGAATTAGAAAGAGCGGCAACATCAGGATAAATAACCAACGACAGCCGAACATTTAAGATATTAAATGTCGgatgcatcttgttttattACCGTGTTGATTTTTATGTGGATTAGAAAAGCTGGATGGAAACAgacaaattcaataaaacttcctcaattgcgcAAACAAGTTTTTACGCTCGCTTGAGGAGGTTTTTGTTGAAAAATAGTTGATGCACTAAAGATGTTTCATCATCTTCTTGAATATTCCCAAGAAACGTGATCAATACCAGCTGAAAGAACTTTTAAAactaattcctgaagacctctcttcATTTTTGTCTCGTAGAtggcgacttgttttgttttacggttcaacctctacttcttcttcttctactccgtTTACTGGCTGATTACAGCCGTGCATAGCctatagcgccacctactgaccaaactacgctgtggCCGGGTTTAATCGCTCCAAACCAGCTGATGGAAACGCGTCtaattcacatttcatttttgcgtcatttcaaaagtttgcttaaaattcgcttgacaGTTGAATGGAAACACTGCTACTGAAGTTAACGTCTTCACGTTAGCTCTTAGCTTTGTTCTGTTGTCAGACCGTCGTCGCTCAAATCAAACCAAACCACTCAGTTTTAGCTTTGACTCACTTATTTTAGAGAAATACCTCAGATTTGAACCCgtttttttagggctgtgtccaacaaagtctttttttttttttcagctgaaaacGCTCAGCTGAAAACGCTTGACAGTGCTTTCATTTCAGcttttagccttctgctaaccgcagccGTGAGCCAttggctgctgttagcagaaggttaaactattagcaaccctttctctccatctctgaaacgctttgccGATATTGTATGACTCTTTTAGATGGACTTTAcagaaggatagttaactatagacatccaaagatttatacgccctcaatttatctttacaacgctgccgttggccaccagcccgctggtcgGATGGCTGGCTACTTAGCTGgcttagcttgctaattcctttccttttctccgATATTGTAGttcgctagagcctcgaatcacagtttgtcatctcaaatgtctgTAATATCtagattctggcacccaacaacacagcaagatgacattttagatatgtaactttagcccactgctagtgttagcctccagtctttcctttgtttagcctccagctaacaccgtgacctcatcatgacgtccACACTGAAAGGGTCTATTGTCCCGACCCTCCTCCACTGTGATTGGTATCAGTGCCGAGCGCATTTTACCCAAAAGTTGAACACTCTCTGCGAccagaatagacgctcagcgTCTCATCACGCTGCTGGCGTTTTTAGCAAAGCGTAAATACGCAGTGCTTCCATTTCAgagaatttaaaatatatgcTGGCCTCAGGAGAAAAAACTTTGGTGGACATGGCCCCTGAAGCTAGCCTCGACTTAGCACTCTTTGTTCAGCCTAAACGAAGAAGTTGTTGCGTCTCCATCTGTGATTTTCTGAATTTTGCATGTTACTTTAGGTTTTTGTTGATCCGAAGTCTGATGTCAGGAAAATGATGAGTTCATTAACtgcacttttttataataatttctAAGAAATAAAGTGATTTACAGCCAAAAAGCTTTCGTCCGGTGAATTCACAAGTCAGTGGCGTTAAAGTCGAGTCACGTATTGTTTGATTTAAGGTTGTAAAAGTGGAATCACTGCTGGGAAATTAAGTATTTTGTCTCCCTGCCCTCGAGGTGGTTTTCAAATTCAACCAGATTGTTATTTGGCTGCTGATGTGAAACAAACAGTAGTTGCCTTTACTAGCAAACAGTGTTTTTAGATTTTAAGTGGATACTCTGGTAGACAAACTTCTTCTGCCAAAGAGGCCGAAGAAGTTTTTACTTGGGACTAATTTCCCGTCATGCTGTCTGTGTACTAGTCTGGTCGCTCTCCTGTTCAGCCCCATTGCAGCCACTAGAGGGGAAACGTGCGCTCGTGTCTCCGCTTTACTCTCCGTGTGGTCGTCGCCTCAGTTTAACTTGTTGTTGGTCAGGGTTGCTGCCTCTCAGGCTGCCTGTCAGGAAATTCGGTAGTCAAAGGTGTCCTTCTCCATGTAGTCCGTCCAGGTGGAGGACGGCATGCTCCGGTACGGGTCCAGAAGGATCCGGAAACAGCGGACGATCAGCAGGCCcaagaagatgaagaggatgaggacGAAGACGAAGGCCGCCCTTGCCTCGAGCGTGAGGAAGGAGGCGGATgccgaggaggacgaggaggatgaggaggaggagaagtccGATTCAGAAGCAGAGAAGGTGCTGCTGTAAAGGTCGTCAGCCATGTTGGGATGGGTGGTTGCTTTAGACGATCCTCGTCCTCTGTCCGACGAGACGGCGTCCAGAGGTAAACATCGTCTTTACAGAAGAAGAAGTTGGAGAGGAGACGCctgcagagaaaacaaacaaactggacttAAATACATGAATGTCTTCATCAAAtatgaagatgaggaggagaaattAAAGGGCGGGTtcgctaagcaatgtactgctacGTTAATTCAGATCaggaagtcacacaataacttgggctgtcaattgattaacatatttaattgcgattaatcacatgattgtccagagtTTATCACAATTAATCGTAAAGTAattgaacattttttatctgttcaaaatgtaacttaaagggagatttgtagtgttagggccacattgaggaaaaaaaatcaatctgagatttcgataaaaaagtcaaaggtttacaaaaaaaaagtcgtaatttatgactttattctcataatattaagagaaaaaggtggtaatattatgaaaataaaatcataagtttacaagaaaaaagtcgtaatattaagtaaattgcctaaacataaccgtgaTTGTTTAATGGTAATGACGTGGCATATAAATGACgcgctatttatacgccttcccatgaaaTCGGGTTGGATTTCTCAATATATGcagacagaaatgaaacaaagatTTTGTCTTTTGAGCCTCTAAATCTCTCATGTTTGTAAGTTATTTTGACTTCCTGTTTACGTGGTTGATTGCTCGTGATTGGACGGCGCAACAGATTTACGCATCGCTAAAGTCTTTACTAGCTCGGACTTTTCTTGAGTTTTAATGGTGCTGCCTAGTTCGAAACTAGCTAAAAGTGACTGAGAAATGAGGAAGGACTTCATGTTCAGACTGAAGGATTTATGAGGAGCTGCTGGGACTCAGAGTCCCGGAGAACAGGACGGAGACGAGGACGTTTCAGTCTGGCCTGTGTATTTTTAGATATCTTGTTTGTATTTCGGCTTCATCTTGGTGCTAAAATCACAGCACACATATCCACCAGAAATATCGTTATATCATCAAAATGAGATTGTCGTGGACTAAATGTTTGCCAGGGGGACAttttgtctctgtttgtcttCATAACGCTGTTTCATAAGTAAACGTCTTCAGATTCTTTATAACGTTGCTGTTGTTCTCACGCCAGCAGTCTGTGGGCGTCATTTTGTTTCCAACAGATCGTtctggaaagaaagaaagaaagaaagaaagaagctcTTCATTTGCTTCCCACATGGAGATTAAAAGTCAACTGgcttcaaatgttgtttttgttcagtCTGCGTCTCGTCTTGTGTTCAAAACCTGAAGGTTGATTAACGTGAAACTTAGTGGAAAGAAAAATCAAGTGCTGGTTTGATGTGAAACTTTTCATTTGTTGCACAAAAATTCAGGTCAACAAAGTGtcacacctatctcctgattcaatactatcatcacacttgggtgccgatttgatatgtattacGATTCATTATCATGATTTATTTTGAttctttaacttttttaactctAGACCATTGGAGAAAGTTGAATCAttcacttctagggactttttctttgaaaaatctctaaatgaatccagtaaaagtGTTTGATTTTAAGCATGTATATGTATACCGTTAGAAAATGATGGTTGTTTACATGAACATCCCCATCGTCAGACTTCAGCACCAATTTATAATCCGTCTTTATGCTGTTGACTTTGTGTTACTTGTTCAGTAAAACCTGGTGTAATGTGCATTTGCATCACATAACTGTGATCAGTTTTAACGAGCACGTGGAACCGACCGCAGGACGTCCGCCGAGGACTGTGCTGAGTCTGCACAGTTAaactctctcctccctctttaaTATTTCACCGCCGCTCTTCTTCCTCTACATTTTTATTCAGTTCAGCTTCAGTTCCTGAAGGTTCTGCAGCAGAGAAAAGCCTTTAAAAATGCAGCTTGCATGTTCCTCGTCTGGCCCGGAGAGAAACTAATCCCTTAAAACTGATGTTTATAATTTGCAGATTAATTGGAAGCCATTTTGAGTTGATTCATCGTTGTGGAGAAAAAACACGCAGTAGTATGTTCTTCTTTTTATAATGCAAGAACTCAAGTCCGAGAGTCCCTCCAGGCTGCCGCTGCCTCTGAAAACGCGTGAAACCCCTGAAAGGTGTAATTAGATTTGATAGAAAGTACCACGTTGACTCTCGCTGTGAAAAGTCATCACGGCGAACCGGTCGAAGCCTTTGAAGAACCATCTCCGTAAAATCAAAAGACGTGTAAAAAGTTCTCGGAGAAAACTCAGCGGAGGTCAAAGCTTCGTCATTgagcttttcttcttcttcttcttcttcttcttcttcttcttcttcttcttcactctgTTTTAAAGTGTTGAATAAAACCTGGAGAGTGTTTCTGCCTCAGTTTGACAGCGTGATGACGATATTAAAGGTTCAATCTGCTGATTTTACACCTTAAAGACCCTTCATGGTTCGTCCTCCTCAGCCGTCAGGTTTAGAGACTACAGACGTCTACCGGGCAGGCAGTAAGacagttgcattgtgggaaatgtaggacCCAGactttttggactgaaagtcCAACACAGTGTCACGGCAgctcgtgaaatagtcacgaaatcgaatttatttgatttgtgttcATAGACGTGCATTCCCCCTTTTTTCATGACGGTcagtatgtaatccacgtaattgtgaaccgggaagt contains:
- the LOC119503852 gene encoding cortexin-2-like; amino-acid sequence: MADDLYSSTFSASESDFSSSSSSSSSSASASFLTLEARAAFVFVLILFIFLGLLIVRCFRILLDPYRSMPSSTWTDYMEKDTFDYRIS